A region of Sphingomonas sp. DNA encodes the following proteins:
- a CDS encoding DUF1311 domain-containing protein: MKTKAVLTAMLATGLFGAALAQDWGEGDDVFADNPAFEPSRALCRQVRDREPPASDRPDAAMRASLAGCDSEVLYYGIGMPADPERARLCAFAEIAEERDHAPLSGRVILMTIYANGVGARRDFDVATHLACNVEGAPMESHGRVTRLAELRAQGWTDTDFHYCDDITSGLAAGYCAGHEARIAEVGRAAALAALNERLTPPQRRAYAALEAARDAFIGAHGDGEVDMSGTLRVALSIGAREAAHEAFLDTMRRLDARRLPAAAFAEADAALNSAYTARREELWREARGTVTWEQVRAAQRAWLRYRDTFLAFAARAYPAMPRDHLAAWLTAQRTRMLTDPG, encoded by the coding sequence CGCTGGCCCAGGATTGGGGCGAGGGCGACGACGTCTTCGCCGACAATCCGGCTTTCGAGCCTTCGCGCGCCTTGTGCCGGCAGGTGCGGGACCGCGAACCGCCCGCCTCGGACCGGCCCGACGCCGCGATGCGCGCGTCGCTCGCCGGCTGCGATTCCGAAGTGCTCTATTACGGCATCGGCATGCCGGCCGATCCGGAACGGGCGCGGCTCTGCGCTTTCGCCGAGATCGCGGAAGAGCGCGATCATGCGCCGCTGTCGGGACGCGTGATCCTGATGACCATTTACGCCAACGGCGTCGGCGCGCGCCGCGACTTCGATGTCGCGACGCACCTCGCTTGCAATGTCGAAGGCGCGCCGATGGAATCGCATGGGCGCGTGACTCGTCTCGCCGAACTCAGGGCGCAAGGCTGGACGGACACCGATTTCCACTATTGCGACGACATCACCAGCGGTCTCGCCGCCGGCTATTGTGCCGGTCACGAGGCAAGGATCGCCGAGGTCGGGCGGGCGGCGGCGCTCGCCGCCCTGAACGAGCGACTGACGCCGCCCCAGCGCCGGGCCTATGCCGCGCTGGAGGCGGCGCGCGACGCCTTCATCGGCGCGCATGGCGACGGCGAGGTCGATATGTCCGGCACGCTTCGCGTCGCGCTATCGATCGGCGCGCGCGAAGCGGCGCACGAGGCCTTTCTCGATACGATGCGGCGGCTCGATGCGCGCCGCTTGCCCGCCGCCGCCTTCGCTGAAGCCGATGCGGCGCTCAACTCGGCTTATACGGCCCGGCGGGAAGAGCTGTGGCGCGAAGCGCGGGGCACGGTGACTTGGGAGCAGGTGCGCGCGGCGCAGCGGGCCTGGCTGCGCTACCGCGACACCTTCCTCGCCTTCGCGGCGCGCGCTTATCCCGCCATGCCGCGCGATCACCTGGCCGCCTGGCTCACGGCGCAGCGAACCCGTATGCTGACCGATCCGGGATAA